The genomic region ACCCATGCCCACCACCAACGAGAACCTCGAGATCGCCTTCGCCGGCGAGAGCCAGGCCAACCGCAAGTACCTCGCCTTCGCGAAGAAGGCCGACAAGGAGGGGCTGCCGGCCATCGCCCGGCTCTTCCGCGCCGCCGCCGAGGCCGAGACCATCCACGCCCTCGCCCACTTCGCCAACGCCGGCCACGTCGGCTCCACCCTCGAGAACCTGAAGGCCGCCGTCGCCGGCGAGACCTACGAGTTCAGCGAGATGTACCCGCCCATGGTGGAGCAGGCCAGGCAGGAGGGGCACCGCGGCCAGAAGATGCTCGGGTTCGCCAACGAGGTCGAGAAGGTGCACGCGCGCCTCTTCCAGCAGGCGCTCGCGGCCCTCGAGGGCGGCCAGGACCTCTCGCAGATGCAGGTCTACCTCTGCCCGGTCTGCGGCGACCTCGAGTTCGGCGTCCCCGAGAAGTGCCCGGTCTGCGGCCTCCCGGGCGAGAAGTTCCAGAAGGTGGCGTAGCGCCGCGCCGGCGCGAAACAATTGAGGGAGAGGGCGCCCGCGGCTAGAGTCCGCTCGCCATGACCCCACTCCCCGACCCCGACGCCGTGCTGGCGCTTCTCAAGGATCCCAACGTGGAGTCCCAGGAGATCGCCACCGCCACCGGCGCGCCCCGGGAGGAGGCCGGCCGCGCCTGCCGGATCGTGCTCGCGATCGCCCGCGCCAAGCCCGAGGAGGTGCAGTCCCTCCCGGCGCCGCTCGCGCTGGCGGTCCTGCGCGCCGCCCTGCAGGCGGGCCGCGCCGACCTGCTCGCCGCCGCCGCCGCCCACCCCTCGAAGGACGTGGCCAAGGAGGGGAAGCGCTGCCTCCACCTCCTCAAGGCCCGCGGCGTCTCCGTCCCGGAGCCGGCCCGGCCGCCGCCTCCCGCTCCCGTCGCCGTCGTCGAGCCGGAGTTCCCCTGCTACGCCTCGGTGGTGGACGGGCACGGCGAGCGCGCCGTCTGGATCGCCCGCAACCAGCCCGGCCGCGGCGTCGAGGTGGCCCAGCTCATCCTCTCCGACGCCCAGGGCCTCCTCGAGTTCCAGGTCGGGGTCCTCGGGCGCAAGGAGTTCCGCGCCTTCGCGCACGACCTCGAGGAGCGGGGGCGCGTGCTCGGCATCGACGAGGTCGATCGCGGGACGGCGCAGGCGCTGGTCGCGCAGGCGCGCCGGCTGAACGGCGAGGCGAAGCCGCCGCCCGAGGGGGCCGACCTCTGGCTCTCGAAGCTCGGGCCCGCCGGGGAGGCGCCCGACCTGCCCGCCCGCTTCCCGCCGCTGCCCGAGCCCGAGGAGCGCGCCGCCCTCGAGGCGTCCGGCCGGCTCCACGCCCTGCCGCTGCTCCGCTCGTGGCTCGCCGATGAGGACGCCCTGCGCGCGCTCGCGGCCCGCCTCGACGAGATCGCGGTCTCGCCGCTCTACCTCGACGAGCAGCAGCGCGAGGAGCAGTCGGCCCGCGCCGTCGCCGAGGCGGCCGAGGCCTGGCTCGACGCGCCCCGCCGCGCGCTGCTCGCGGCCCGGCTCCGCACGGTGGCCGATCACCTCGAGCGGACCGGCCGCCCGGACGACGCGCGCGCCGCCGCCGCGGCCGCCCGCGCCCTCGAGGCCGGCCGGCCCGCCGCCGAGATCCCCTTCGCGCGCCTCCTCGTCGAGAAGGCCTTCCCGGCCCGCCCCGAGGGCGGCGCGGGGACCGGCCGCGAGGCGCCGCTCATCGTCGGGCCGGGAGCCTGAGCGTGGCCGAGTACCGGAACCCCACCCCCACCGTGGACCTGGTGGTGCTCCTGCCCGGCGATCGGGTGGTGCTGGTCGAGCGCAAGGGGGAGCCGCGCGGCTGGGCCCTCCCCGGCGGCTTCGTGGACGAGGGCGAGTCGCTCGAGGCCGCCGCGGTGCGCGAGGCGCGCGAGGAGATCGGGCTCGAGGTGACGCTGGAGGAGCAGTTCCACGCCTACTCCGACCCGCGCCGCGATCCCCGCCGCCACACCGTGACCACGGTCTTCATCGGCCGGGCCGAGGGCGAGCCGGTCGGCGGCGACGACGCCGCGCAGGCCCGCCCCTTCCCCTGGACGGCGCTCCCCTCGCCGCTCTGCTTCGACCACGCCGAGATCCTGGGGGACGTCCGGCGCTACCTCCTCACCGGGCAGCGGAGGCGCCTGTGATCGACCTCGTCCCCGAGGAGCGCGCCGCGCTCCTCCTCGTCGCCCGCGCCGCGCTGGCGCGGGCCCTCGGCGCTCCCGCCGACCCGCCCGCCGCGCCCGGCCGGCTCGCCTCGCTGCGGGCCGGCGTCTTCGTGAGCTGGACGGTGGACGGCGAGCGGCGCGGCAGCCTCGGCGCCATCGCCCCCTCGGCCCCGCTCCTCGAGGAGACCGCCGCCATGGCGGTGCGCGCCGCCCTCGAGGACCCGCGCACCCCGCCCGTCACCGCGGCGGAGCTGCCGCGGGCCCGCTGCACGGTCGCGCTCGCGGCCGCGCCGGAGCCGCTCGACGACCCGGGCCGGCTCGACCCGGCCCGCCAGGGCCTCTCGGTCACCCACGGCGACCACGCCGCCGTGCTGCTGCCGGCGGCGGCCGCGGGCCAGGGCTGGGGGGCCGCCGAGTACCTGAAGCACGCCTGCCTGCGCGCCGGGCTGCGCGCCGACGCCGCCGCGCTGCCCGGCACCCGGGTGCTCGCCTTCGAGGTGCTGGAGGTCGGGGACGTGATAGGAACTGCCGGATGATCCCTGCCGTGGCCCTCTCCGCGGCGGCGAGCTTCCTCGCCGTCGCGCTGGTCGTCGTCCTCGCGTTCTCCTTCCTCATCGTGATCCACGAGGCCGGCCACTTCGCCGTGGCCCGGGCGTGCGGGATGCGCGTCGAGCGCTTCAGCGTGGGGTACGGGCCGGTGGTCTGGTCCACCCGCCGGGGCGAGACCGAGTACGCCATCTCGATCCTGCCGTTCGGCGGCTACGTGAAGATCGCCGGCATGGCGCCGGACGAGGAGATCGCGCCGGGCGACCCGGCCGCCTACTCGAACCAGCCCGCCTGGCGACGCTTCCTCGTCATCCTCACCGGCCCGGCCATGAACTACGTGGGCGCGGTGCTGCTCGCGTGGGCCATGATCGCGACCACCGGCATCCGCGAGCCCGACCCGGCGCCGGCGGTGGGCGAGGTGGTGGCCGGGAGCGCCGCCGAGCGCGCCGGGCTGCGCGAGGGCGATCGGATCGTGGCGGTGGACGGGGCGCCGGTCGGCTCGTGGGCGGCGCTGGTCTCGGCGGTGCAGGCCCGCCCCTCGCGGCCGGTCCGGCTGGACGTGGAGCGGGGCGGCGCGCCGCTCGCGCTCACCGCGGTGCCGGACGCGATCGGCGGCCGCGGCCGTCTCGGGCTCGGGCCGAGCATGCGGCTCGTCCGGGCCCCGCCGGCAGCGGCGCTGGGGCGCGGCCTCGCCCTCACCAACGCGCGGGCCGGCGACATCCTCGCCGGCCTGGGCCAGATGGTGAGCCGCAAGCAGCAGGCGGAGCTGCGGGGCCCGGTCGGCATCGCGCAGGAGATGGCGAAGAGCGCGCGGGCGGGGCTCGCCCCGTTCCTGTCGATGGTCTGGTTCATCTCCATCGTCCTCGCGCTCTTCAACCTGCTCCCCATCCCCGCGCTCGACGGCGGCCGGCTGGTCTTCCTGTGCTACGAGATCGTCACCCGGCGGCGGGTGGACGAGAAGGTGGAGAGCACCGTCCACCTGGTCGGCTTCATCGCCATCTTCGGCCTCATCCTCCTGACCGTCTTCGGCGACCTGGCGCGGCTCTTCCACCGATAGCGCGACCCCCTCCGTCCCCTTCCTGCTATACTGGCCGGCGGGGATGTGCTTCACGCGAGGGGACCCATGCCAGTTTTCCGCTGCACCGCCTGCGGGGCGGTGAACCGCGTCGGCTCGCCGGCCGGCGGGAGCGAGTGCGCCCGCTGCAAGCGCGCGCTCGACGTGTCGGGCGCGCCGCAGGAGGTGGACGCCGCCTCGCTCGTCTCGGCCCTGCGCTCCTCGCCCGCCCCGGTGCTGGTGGACTTCTCCGCGGGCGAGGCGCCCGCCGAGCTGCGGCGCATCGCCCGGGACCAGGCGGGCGACCTGCTGGTGCTGACCGTGGACCCGGGCGCCGAGCCGGCCGCGGCGCGGGCCTACGACGTCGAGCGGTCCCCCACCTTCATCCTCTTCTCGCGCGGCGCCGAGGTGCGGCGCGCCGAGGCGCTGCCGCCGGAGGGCGAGCTCTTGCGCTGGTGCGAGGCGCCCGCGCGGCCCACGCAGGCGGCCCGCGCCGGTTAGAATGGCCGCATGAACCTCACCGTCCTCTTCTTCGCCGCCGCCCGGGAGGCCGCCGGGCTGGATCGCGAGACCATCGTCCTGCCCGAGCCGGCCGACGTCGCCGCCCTGCGGCGCGCGCTCGCCGAGCGCCACCCCGCCCTGGCCCGGATCCTCCCCCGCTGCCGCATGGCGGCCGGCGAGGAGCTGGTCGAGGAGCACCACCCGCTCGCCGACGGGGCGGAGGTGGCCGTCATCCCGCCGGTCTCCGGCGGCGCCCCGCTCTTCCGCGTCCAGGACGCGCCCCTCTCGCTCGCCGAGGTGGTGGCCGCGGTCGCCTCGCCCGGGCGCGGGGCGGTGGTCACCTTCAGCGGCGACGTGCGCAGCGAGACGCGCGGCCGCCCGGTGGTCCGGCTCGAGTACGAGGCCTACCGCTCCATGGCCGAGAAGACGCTCGCCCGCATCGGCGCCCAGCTGGCCGAGGCGCACGGGGCCGTGCTCGCCATCGTCCACCGGGTGGGCGTGCTCCAGCCGGGAGAGTCGGCGGTGGTGATCGCGGCCGCCGCGCCGCACCGCACGCCGGCCTTCCGCGCCTGCGAGGAGGCCATCGAGCGGCTCAAGCGCGAGACGCCCATCTGGAAGCGCGAGGTCTTCGCGGACGGCACGGAGTGGGTGGGGCTCGGCCCCTGACCCGGCCCTCGGTCCGGGATATCATGGAGGCCCGATGAAGCTCCTCATCGCCGACGACGACCGGCTCATCCGGGCCATGCTCTCGGACATCCTCGCCGAGCTCGGGCACACGGTCGTGGCCGCCGCCGACGGCGAGGAGGCGGTGCGGCTCTACGAGGCCGAGCGGCCCGACGCGGTCATCCTC from Anaeromyxobacter paludicola harbors:
- a CDS encoding AMMECR1 domain-containing protein, which translates into the protein MIDLVPEERAALLLVARAALARALGAPADPPAAPGRLASLRAGVFVSWTVDGERRGSLGAIAPSAPLLEETAAMAVRAALEDPRTPPVTAAELPRARCTVALAAAPEPLDDPGRLDPARQGLSVTHGDHAAVLLPAAAAGQGWGAAEYLKHACLRAGLRADAAALPGTRVLAFEVLEVGDVIGTAG
- the rseP gene encoding RIP metalloprotease RseP, which produces MIPAVALSAAASFLAVALVVVLAFSFLIVIHEAGHFAVARACGMRVERFSVGYGPVVWSTRRGETEYAISILPFGGYVKIAGMAPDEEIAPGDPAAYSNQPAWRRFLVILTGPAMNYVGAVLLAWAMIATTGIREPDPAPAVGEVVAGSAAERAGLREGDRIVAVDGAPVGSWAALVSAVQARPSRPVRLDVERGGAPLALTAVPDAIGGRGRLGLGPSMRLVRAPPAAALGRGLALTNARAGDILAGLGQMVSRKQQAELRGPVGIAQEMAKSARAGLAPFLSMVWFISIVLALFNLLPIPALDGGRLVFLCYEIVTRRRVDEKVESTVHLVGFIAIFGLILLTVFGDLARLFHR
- a CDS encoding NUDIX domain-containing protein; the encoded protein is MAEYRNPTPTVDLVVLLPGDRVVLVERKGEPRGWALPGGFVDEGESLEAAAVREAREEIGLEVTLEEQFHAYSDPRRDPRRHTVTTVFIGRAEGEPVGGDDAAQARPFPWTALPSPLCFDHAEILGDVRRYLLTGQRRRL
- a CDS encoding rubrerythrin family protein, which translates into the protein MPTTNENLEIAFAGESQANRKYLAFAKKADKEGLPAIARLFRAAAEAETIHALAHFANAGHVGSTLENLKAAVAGETYEFSEMYPPMVEQARQEGHRGQKMLGFANEVEKVHARLFQQALAALEGGQDLSQMQVYLCPVCGDLEFGVPEKCPVCGLPGEKFQKVA
- a CDS encoding thioredoxin family protein, whose protein sequence is MPVFRCTACGAVNRVGSPAGGSECARCKRALDVSGAPQEVDAASLVSALRSSPAPVLVDFSAGEAPAELRRIARDQAGDLLVLTVDPGAEPAAARAYDVERSPTFILFSRGAEVRRAEALPPEGELLRWCEAPARPTQAARAG
- the moaD gene encoding molybdopterin converting factor subunit 1; the encoded protein is MNLTVLFFAAAREAAGLDRETIVLPEPADVAALRRALAERHPALARILPRCRMAAGEELVEEHHPLADGAEVAVIPPVSGGAPLFRVQDAPLSLAEVVAAVASPGRGAVVTFSGDVRSETRGRPVVRLEYEAYRSMAEKTLARIGAQLAEAHGAVLAIVHRVGVLQPGESAVVIAAAAPHRTPAFRACEEAIERLKRETPIWKREVFADGTEWVGLGP